The following proteins come from a genomic window of Paracoccus tegillarcae:
- a CDS encoding lactate utilization protein B, whose amino-acid sequence MSAPEASVQVSFKNRAKTALADRSLKIAIDRTTGTAEAKRAVAVAAFPEFQAARARGRAIKDHVIAHLDHYLEQFERNATASGAKVHWASDDAEARAIITRICLDAKAKLVTRSKSMLGEEIGLPHALADAGIERVETDLAEHIIQLAGEAPSHIVWPAMHRTREQVAELFKIAHHPPPSADDPATMVQSARRELRAKFLGADIGISGSNFLVADTGATCTVTNEGNAELTTTPPRIHIVTAGIEKIVPTTAHALSLLRLLVRSATGGELTQYTTFHCGPKRPGDADGPEEMHIVLVDNGRTRMLDNEFREMLRCIRCGACMNHCVVYRQIGGHAYGGTYPGPMGSVLTPVLNGLGGSRDLPNACTMNGRCAEVCPVEIPIPTLLRAWRIRSWREKLEPGSLRAGIGIWAVLARRPGLYGLASRIGVRALRLFGKGGWIARLPLAGGWTAHRDLPRPAGRTFMEQYRAQQAHKGSRP is encoded by the coding sequence ATGAGCGCACCAGAGGCATCAGTGCAAGTTTCGTTCAAGAACCGTGCCAAGACGGCACTGGCGGACCGGTCGCTGAAGATCGCCATCGACCGCACGACGGGCACCGCCGAGGCCAAGCGCGCGGTGGCGGTGGCGGCGTTTCCCGAATTCCAGGCCGCCCGCGCCCGCGGACGCGCAATCAAGGATCACGTGATCGCCCATCTGGACCATTATCTTGAACAGTTCGAGCGCAACGCCACCGCATCTGGCGCGAAGGTCCACTGGGCATCCGACGATGCCGAAGCGCGGGCAATCATCACCCGCATCTGCCTGGATGCAAAGGCCAAGCTGGTGACGCGGTCGAAATCCATGCTGGGCGAGGAAATCGGTTTGCCGCATGCCTTGGCCGATGCCGGGATCGAGCGGGTAGAGACCGACTTGGCCGAACACATCATCCAGCTTGCCGGAGAGGCCCCCTCCCACATCGTCTGGCCCGCGATGCACCGCACTCGCGAACAGGTGGCGGAACTGTTCAAGATAGCTCATCACCCGCCGCCCTCGGCCGACGATCCGGCCACCATGGTGCAAAGCGCGCGGCGCGAATTGCGCGCCAAGTTTCTGGGGGCCGACATCGGTATTTCGGGGTCGAACTTTCTGGTGGCCGATACGGGTGCCACCTGCACAGTGACGAACGAAGGCAATGCCGAACTGACCACCACGCCGCCGCGCATTCATATCGTCACGGCGGGGATCGAGAAAATCGTGCCCACCACCGCCCATGCCCTGTCCCTGCTGCGCCTGCTGGTGCGGTCGGCCACGGGCGGCGAACTGACGCAATACACGACATTCCACTGCGGACCCAAACGTCCTGGCGATGCCGATGGTCCCGAGGAGATGCACATCGTGCTGGTGGACAACGGCCGCACCAGAATGCTGGACAACGAGTTCCGCGAGATGCTGCGCTGCATCCGCTGCGGGGCCTGCATGAACCATTGCGTGGTCTATCGCCAGATCGGCGGGCACGCCTATGGCGGCACCTATCCCGGTCCGATGGGTTCGGTTCTGACACCAGTGCTGAACGGGCTTGGCGGTTCACGCGACCTGCCGAATGCCTGCACCATGAACGGCCGCTGCGCCGAAGTCTGCCCGGTCGAGATTCCCATCCCCACGCTGCTGCGCGCCTGGCGGATCCGCAGTTGGCGAGAAAAGCTGGAACCGGGAAGCCTTCGCGCCGGCATCGGTATCTGGGCCGTTCTGGCCCGGCGTCCCGGTCTTTACGGGCTGGCCAGCCGGATCGGCGTGCGGGCCCTCCGGTTGTTCGGCAAGGGAGGCTGGATCGCGCGCCTGCCGCTGGCGGGCGGCTGGACGGCCCATCGCGACCTGCCGCGCCCGGCGGGCCGCACCTTCATGGAACAGTATCGCGCCCAGCAGGCACACAAGGGGAGCCGCCCATGA
- a CDS encoding (Fe-S)-binding protein, with the protein MSGQPNPRVGLFVTCLVDAIRPSIGFSAIQLLEEAGCRVEVPQAQTCCGQPALNSGDEKDAAALARQTIAAFEGFDYIVLPSGSCAGTIVHGYPDLLANDPVWAPRAEAMAAKTHEITSFLVDVMGFHTKGRRLEATATYHDSCAGLRELGIAAQPRALLAEVEGLQMRGLEGNDVCCGFGGTFCVKYSDISNAIVTEKAEAIERTEADLLLAGDLGCLMNMAGKLNRRGARTRCFHTIEVLAGRADGPAIGEEG; encoded by the coding sequence ATGTCCGGACAGCCAAACCCCCGCGTCGGTCTTTTCGTGACCTGTCTCGTGGATGCCATCCGCCCCAGCATCGGGTTCTCCGCCATCCAGCTTCTGGAAGAGGCTGGATGCCGGGTCGAGGTGCCGCAGGCGCAGACCTGTTGCGGGCAACCGGCCCTGAACAGCGGGGACGAAAAGGATGCAGCAGCACTGGCGCGACAGACCATCGCTGCTTTCGAGGGCTTCGACTATATTGTCCTGCCCTCGGGCTCCTGCGCGGGAACCATCGTGCACGGCTATCCGGACCTGTTGGCCAACGATCCGGTCTGGGCGCCCCGCGCCGAAGCCATGGCTGCGAAAACCCACGAGATTACCAGCTTTCTGGTGGATGTCATGGGCTTCCACACCAAGGGCCGCCGCCTCGAGGCGACGGCCACCTATCACGACAGTTGCGCAGGGCTGCGCGAACTGGGCATCGCCGCGCAACCCCGTGCGCTTCTGGCGGAAGTCGAGGGCCTGCAGATGCGGGGACTGGAAGGCAATGATGTCTGCTGCGGCTTTGGCGGCACGTTCTGCGTCAAGTATTCCGACATCTCGAACGCGATCGTCACCGAAAAGGCCGAGGCGATCGAGCGGACCGAGGCCGACCTGCTTCTGGCGGGAGATCTGGGATGCCTGATGAACATGGCAGGCAAGCTGAACCGCCGGGGCGCAAGGACGCGCTGTTTCCACACCATCGAGGTTCTGGCGGGCCGGGCCGACGGTCCCGCCATCGGCGAGGAGGGCTGA